One Roseomonas sp. OT10 DNA window includes the following coding sequences:
- a CDS encoding SDR family NAD(P)-dependent oxidoreductase translates to MIWQERFRGRTAVVTGGAAGIGRAVAKRLAAEGARVALWDLDAGALEAAKAEGDVAHVAALDIADAAQVDRAMASSLEALGDRLDILVASAGITGPNTTVRDYPVEAWKRVIDVNLNGLFYCDRAAIPAMERNDYGRIVNIASIAGKEGNPNASAYSASKAAVIGLTKSLGKELAKGGIRVNCVTPAAVRTAIFDQMTQQHIDFMLSKIPIGRFGTIDEVTALVCWLASEECSFSTGGVFDVSGGRATY, encoded by the coding sequence ATGATCTGGCAGGAACGCTTCCGGGGCCGCACGGCCGTCGTCACCGGCGGCGCGGCGGGGATCGGCCGTGCCGTGGCGAAGCGGCTGGCGGCGGAGGGCGCGCGGGTTGCCCTCTGGGACCTCGACGCCGGGGCGCTGGAGGCGGCGAAGGCGGAGGGCGACGTGGCGCATGTGGCGGCGCTGGACATCGCCGACGCCGCCCAGGTGGACCGCGCGATGGCATCGAGCCTGGAGGCGCTGGGCGACCGGCTGGACATCCTCGTCGCCAGCGCCGGCATCACCGGCCCCAACACCACGGTGCGCGACTATCCGGTCGAGGCGTGGAAGCGCGTCATCGACGTGAACCTGAACGGGCTGTTCTACTGCGACCGCGCGGCGATCCCGGCGATGGAGCGCAACGACTACGGCCGCATCGTCAACATCGCCTCGATCGCCGGCAAGGAGGGCAACCCCAACGCCTCCGCCTACAGCGCCTCGAAGGCCGCGGTGATCGGGTTGACCAAGTCGTTGGGCAAGGAACTGGCGAAGGGCGGCATCCGGGTGAACTGCGTCACCCCCGCCGCGGTGCGCACGGCGATCTTCGACCAGATGACGCAGCAGCACATCGACTTCATGCTGTCCAAGATCCCCATCGGCCGCTTCGGCACGATCGACGAGGTGACCGCCCTGGTCTGCTGGCTGGCGAGCGAGGAATGCTCTTTCAGCACGGGCGGCGTGTTCGACGTGTCCGGCGGCCGCGCGACCTACTGA
- a CDS encoding acyclic terpene utilization AtuA family protein yields MSASARELRLVSINGCLGYGYEFSSLEAGIAQAPHLVGGDAGSTDPGPFYLGSGTSLVKREQVRRDLGFALTRARAAGVPLMIGSAGMGGGNPNLEFVREMLVGIARENGLNFRLATIRSEIEPTRVRDALRAGKVTPMPDAPALTEQAVMESSRIVGQMGTEPFAEALAQGADVVLTGRSCDTAIYAALPIAEGYDPGLALHMAKIMECGAQCGLPLAANDSLLGIIRSDHFLVRPLAEHRICTPDSVAAHTMYEQGDPLVLYEPEGRVDLREAVFEQVDRQTVRVSGSRFIPTPKLQIKLEGARLAGYRAFTIAGIRDGAVIGSLPVIEETVRGAVRRNLRSDVGDDQFALGFRYYGRDAVLGPLEPERRPPHEVGVLIEVVARSQELADYVLSLARSSFLHCPFPGRKTTGGNLAFPFSPSDVSAGEVYEFSVYHLMEVEDQHALFPIEMERI; encoded by the coding sequence ATGAGCGCAAGCGCAAGAGAACTGAGGCTGGTCTCGATCAACGGCTGCCTCGGCTACGGCTACGAGTTCAGCAGCCTGGAGGCGGGCATCGCCCAGGCGCCGCATCTGGTGGGCGGCGATGCCGGCTCGACCGACCCGGGCCCCTTCTACCTCGGCAGCGGCACCTCGCTGGTGAAGCGGGAACAGGTGCGCCGCGACCTGGGCTTCGCCCTGACCCGTGCCCGCGCGGCCGGCGTGCCGCTGATGATCGGCTCTGCCGGGATGGGCGGCGGCAACCCGAACCTGGAATTCGTGCGCGAGATGCTGGTGGGCATCGCGCGGGAGAACGGGCTGAACTTCCGCCTCGCCACCATCCGCTCCGAGATCGAGCCCACGCGGGTGCGCGACGCGCTGCGCGCCGGGAAGGTCACGCCCATGCCCGACGCGCCGGCGCTGACCGAGCAGGCGGTGATGGAGAGCAGCCGCATCGTCGGGCAGATGGGCACCGAGCCCTTCGCCGAGGCGCTGGCCCAGGGCGCCGACGTCGTCCTCACCGGCCGCTCCTGCGACACGGCGATCTACGCCGCCCTGCCGATCGCCGAGGGCTACGATCCCGGCCTGGCCCTGCACATGGCCAAGATCATGGAATGCGGCGCGCAATGCGGCCTGCCGCTGGCCGCCAACGACAGCCTGCTCGGCATCATCCGCAGCGACCACTTCCTGGTCCGCCCCCTGGCGGAGCACCGCATCTGCACGCCGGATTCCGTCGCCGCCCACACCATGTACGAGCAGGGCGACCCGCTGGTGCTCTACGAGCCGGAGGGCCGCGTCGACCTGCGCGAGGCGGTGTTCGAGCAGGTGGACCGGCAGACCGTGCGCGTCAGCGGCTCCCGCTTCATCCCCACGCCGAAGCTGCAGATCAAGCTGGAGGGCGCGCGGCTCGCGGGCTATCGCGCCTTCACCATCGCGGGCATCCGCGACGGCGCGGTGATCGGCAGCCTCCCCGTCATCGAGGAGACTGTGCGCGGCGCCGTGCGGCGCAACCTGCGCAGCGATGTCGGTGACGACCAGTTCGCGCTGGGCTTCCGCTACTACGGCCGCGATGCCGTGCTCGGCCCGCTGGAGCCGGAGCGCAGGCCGCCGCACGAGGTCGGTGTCCTGATCGAGGTGGTGGCGCGCAGCCAGGAGCTGGCGGATTACGTCCTGTCGCTGGCACGGTCCTCCTTCCTGCACTGCCCCTTCCCGGGGAGGAAGACGACGGGCGGCAACCTGGCCTTCCCCTTCTCGCCCTCCGACGTCAGCGCCGGCGAGGTCTACGAGTTCAGCGTCTATCACCTGATGGAGGTCGAGGATCAGCATGCGCTGTTCCCGATCGAGATGGAGCGTATCTGA
- a CDS encoding D-amino acid dehydrogenase, translating to MPRRRRHGMKVLILGGGVIGVTSAWYLSRAGHEVTVVERQPGAGLETSFANAGQVSFGYSAPWAGPGVPIKAIKWLLMRHRPFVIWPRPDAALAHWLVQMLANCTEEAYHVNKGRMVRVAEYSRTALAELRAETGIEYDHRERGTLQLFRTQKQLDHVGEDTSVLDEYGVPYEILDPSGCIAAEPALALVQEKIVGGLRLPGDETGDAHLFTQRLAALCADRGVTFRYGVNVRSLATEAGRVAAVETDAGTMTADAYVVALGSYSPALVKPLDIDLPVYPVKGYSITIPITDPDMAPVSTVMDETYKVGITRLGERIRVGGTAELAGYSKTLRGPRRATLEHSVGDLFPRGGDLSKAMFWTGLRPMTPDGTPVIGATAWPNLWLNTGHGTLGWTMSCGSGRLLADLVSGRAPEIKADDLALSRYDEGRQAAA from the coding sequence ATACCTCGACGGCGGAGACATGGCATGAAGGTCCTCATCCTCGGCGGCGGGGTGATCGGCGTCACCTCCGCCTGGTACCTGTCCCGGGCGGGGCACGAGGTCACGGTGGTCGAACGCCAGCCGGGCGCGGGGCTGGAGACCAGCTTCGCCAATGCGGGCCAGGTCTCCTTCGGCTACTCCGCCCCCTGGGCCGGGCCGGGCGTGCCGATCAAGGCGATCAAGTGGCTGCTGATGCGCCACCGCCCCTTCGTGATCTGGCCGCGCCCCGACGCCGCGCTGGCGCACTGGCTGGTGCAGATGCTCGCGAACTGCACGGAGGAGGCCTACCACGTCAACAAGGGCCGCATGGTCCGCGTCGCCGAGTATTCCCGCACCGCGCTGGCCGAGCTGCGCGCCGAGACGGGGATCGAGTACGACCACCGCGAGCGCGGCACGCTCCAGCTCTTCCGCACGCAGAAGCAGCTGGACCATGTCGGCGAGGACACCTCCGTGCTGGACGAGTACGGCGTGCCCTACGAGATCCTCGACCCCTCGGGCTGCATCGCCGCCGAACCGGCGCTCGCCCTGGTGCAGGAGAAGATCGTGGGCGGGCTGCGCCTGCCGGGCGACGAGACGGGGGATGCGCACCTCTTCACCCAGCGCCTCGCGGCGCTCTGCGCGGATCGCGGCGTGACCTTCCGCTACGGCGTGAATGTCCGCTCGCTCGCCACCGAGGCGGGGCGCGTCGCCGCCGTCGAGACGGATGCCGGGACGATGACGGCCGATGCCTACGTGGTCGCGCTGGGCAGCTACTCGCCCGCATTGGTGAAGCCGTTGGACATCGACCTGCCGGTCTATCCGGTGAAGGGCTATTCCATCACCATCCCGATCACCGATCCCGACATGGCGCCCGTCTCCACCGTGATGGACGAGACCTACAAGGTCGGCATCACCCGGCTGGGCGAGCGCATCCGCGTCGGCGGCACGGCGGAGCTCGCCGGCTACAGCAAGACCCTGCGCGGGCCGCGCCGCGCGACGCTGGAGCATTCGGTGGGCGACCTGTTCCCGCGCGGCGGCGACCTGTCGAAGGCGATGTTCTGGACGGGGCTGCGGCCGATGACGCCGGACGGCACGCCGGTGATCGGGGCGACGGCCTGGCCGAACCTGTGGCTGAACACGGGGCACGGAACGCTGGGCTGGACCATGTCCTGCGGATCGGGGCGGCTGCTGGCCGACCTGGTCTCGGGCCGGGCGCCGGAGATCAAGGCGGACGACCTGGCGCTGTCGCGCTACGACGAGGGGCGCCAGGCGGCGGCGTGA
- a CDS encoding ABC1 kinase family protein, with the protein MALVAARDRKRIAEIGGVVARFGLGALLSRLGLGGWAPGEEGEAAGPGLPHRFRLALEALGPTFVKLGQILGTRADLLPRDWIAELEQLQSGAPRLPFEALRAQVEEDLGAAPETVFAHFDTEPLAAASIAQVHRARLADGTEVVLKIRRPGIRPRMEADLRLLAALAATAEQAGERVARHNPRALLRQLTEAVLEELDFTQEGRNADRLAANFRGRDGVVVPRIHWSLSSERLLVQDYLAGTPPTSAERLRAAGIDPRRIAALGAEVVLDMVLVDGLFHADPHPGNLLCLPGDRIGLLDLGMVGHVSPRRREEMVGFVTALATGDPARLAEVLAIWSDGRATASRLTPAAERLIARHGSGRLVLTQVMADMMALVREEGLAMPPDLLLIFKALATIDGVLNRIDPGFDLAAAAGQAGRRVLQARTDPDALRRRLSALLLDLGSAGDDLPRLLRAATRRLNERADGPDPRAAALERLAAALRWGAALLAGSVLAGAVLVALALRWG; encoded by the coding sequence ATGGCCCTCGTCGCCGCGCGCGACCGCAAGCGCATCGCCGAGATCGGCGGCGTCGTCGCCCGCTTCGGCCTCGGCGCGCTGCTCTCCCGCCTGGGCCTGGGCGGCTGGGCGCCGGGCGAGGAGGGGGAGGCGGCGGGGCCAGGGCTGCCGCATCGCTTCCGCCTGGCGCTGGAGGCGCTGGGGCCGACCTTCGTGAAGCTGGGCCAGATCCTCGGCACCCGCGCCGACCTGCTGCCGCGCGACTGGATCGCCGAGCTGGAGCAACTGCAGAGCGGCGCCCCGCGCCTGCCCTTCGAGGCGCTGCGGGCGCAGGTGGAGGAGGATCTCGGCGCCGCGCCCGAGACGGTCTTCGCCCACTTCGACACCGAGCCGCTGGCCGCCGCCTCCATCGCCCAGGTGCACCGCGCCCGGCTGGCGGATGGCACGGAGGTGGTGCTGAAGATCCGCCGCCCCGGCATCCGCCCGCGCATGGAGGCCGACCTTCGCCTCCTCGCCGCCCTGGCCGCGACGGCGGAGCAGGCGGGAGAGCGGGTCGCGCGGCACAACCCGCGCGCCCTGCTGCGCCAGCTCACCGAGGCGGTGCTGGAGGAGCTGGACTTCACCCAGGAGGGCCGCAACGCCGACCGCCTGGCCGCCAATTTCCGCGGGCGCGACGGGGTGGTGGTGCCGCGCATCCACTGGTCGCTCTCCTCCGAGCGGCTGCTGGTGCAGGACTACCTGGCGGGCACCCCGCCCACCTCCGCCGAGCGTCTGCGCGCCGCCGGGATCGACCCGCGGCGCATCGCGGCCCTGGGCGCGGAGGTGGTGCTGGACATGGTCCTGGTGGACGGGCTGTTCCACGCCGACCCGCATCCGGGGAACCTGCTCTGCCTGCCCGGGGACCGGATCGGGCTGCTCGACCTCGGCATGGTCGGCCATGTCTCGCCCCGGCGGCGGGAGGAGATGGTCGGCTTCGTCACCGCCCTCGCCACCGGCGATCCGGCGCGGCTGGCCGAGGTGCTGGCCATCTGGTCCGACGGCCGCGCCACGGCCTCCCGCCTCACCCCGGCGGCCGAGCGCCTGATCGCCCGCCACGGCAGCGGCCGGCTGGTGCTGACCCAGGTGATGGCGGACATGATGGCCCTGGTGCGGGAGGAGGGGCTGGCCATGCCGCCCGACCTGCTGCTCATCTTCAAGGCGCTGGCGACCATTGACGGGGTGCTCAACCGGATCGACCCCGGCTTCGACCTCGCCGCCGCCGCCGGGCAGGCCGGGCGCCGGGTCCTCCAGGCCCGTACCGATCCCGACGCCCTCCGCCGCCGCCTCTCCGCCCTGCTGCTCGACCTGGGCAGCGCCGGCGACGACCTGCCCCGCCTGCTGCGCGCGGCCACCCGCCGCCTGAACGAGCGCGCGGACGGGCCGGACCCGCGGGCGGCCGCGCTGGAACGCCTCGCGGCGGCGCTGCGCTGGGGCGCGGCGCTGCTCGCCGGCTCGGTCCTGGCGGGCGCCGTGCTGGTGGCGCTGGCGCTGCGCTGGGGGTAG
- a CDS encoding SDR family NAD(P)-dependent oxidoreductase — protein MTDPPAWPVVALTGASSGFGAALAEALAAPGRTLHLAGRDAARLAHTAALCRAAGAAVREARFDVRDAAACAAWVEAAGRIDLLIANAGISAGTGGAVEPAEQARTIFEVNLTGALNTALPALARMREQGPGEDGVRGRIAVVASVASFIAAPGAPAYCASKAALQRWAEATDATARRAGVRLHALCPGYIRTPMTAANDFPMPFLMTPETAARRALAGIARGQARIAYPLPLYWMARLGGMVPPRWLSRLPAKATGGPPREA, from the coding sequence ATGACCGACCCGCCTGCCTGGCCCGTCGTGGCGCTGACGGGTGCCTCCTCCGGCTTCGGCGCCGCCCTGGCCGAGGCGCTGGCGGCGCCCGGCCGCACGCTGCACCTGGCCGGGCGGGATGCGGCGCGGCTGGCGCATACCGCCGCGCTGTGCCGGGCGGCCGGGGCGGCGGTGCGGGAGGCGCGGTTCGACGTGCGCGACGCCGCCGCCTGCGCTGCCTGGGTGGAGGCGGCGGGACGGATCGACCTGCTGATCGCCAATGCCGGCATCTCCGCCGGGACCGGCGGGGCGGTGGAACCGGCGGAGCAGGCGCGCACGATCTTCGAGGTGAACCTGACCGGCGCACTGAACACGGCGCTGCCCGCCCTGGCGCGGATGCGGGAGCAGGGGCCAGGGGAGGATGGGGTGCGCGGGCGGATCGCGGTGGTGGCGTCGGTCGCCAGCTTCATCGCCGCACCGGGGGCACCAGCCTACTGCGCCTCCAAGGCGGCGCTGCAACGCTGGGCGGAGGCGACGGACGCCACCGCACGGCGCGCGGGGGTGCGGCTGCACGCCCTCTGCCCCGGCTACATCCGCACGCCGATGACGGCGGCGAACGACTTCCCGATGCCCTTCCTGATGACGCCGGAAACCGCCGCGCGCCGGGCGCTGGCCGGAATCGCAAGGGGGCAGGCGCGGATCGCCTACCCCCTGCCGCTCTACTGGATGGCGCGGCTGGGCGGGATGGTCCCGCCCCGCTGGCTCAGCCGGCTGCCGGCGAAGGCGACGGGCGGGCCCCCGCGGGAGGCGTAG
- a CDS encoding DUF4387 domain-containing protein encodes MARLQDLAAVLRSKNAGPFQITIDLMFEEEATYRRVLESGALAPGRIAELYGVETQHVAVIPFDRVRAIKVTLPRRSGQRGSGSAFDRDVYGAQQHGPLAGIEIA; translated from the coding sequence ATGGCCCGGTTGCAGGACCTCGCCGCCGTTCTCCGCAGCAAGAATGCCGGCCCCTTCCAGATCACCATCGACCTGATGTTCGAGGAGGAGGCGACCTATCGCCGCGTGCTGGAATCCGGCGCGCTCGCTCCCGGCCGCATCGCCGAGCTTTACGGCGTGGAGACGCAGCACGTCGCGGTCATCCCCTTCGACCGGGTGCGCGCGATCAAGGTGACGCTGCCGCGGCGCTCCGGCCAGCGCGGCAGCGGCTCCGCCTTCGACCGCGACGTCTACGGCGCGCAGCAGCACGGGCCGCTGGCGGGGATCGAGATCGCCTGA
- a CDS encoding SH3 domain-containing protein has product MKAYRIAALAGLCLLAACKEKKEEAETPDGNRVARARQLAEARLQSSLRVDGSQLRGVQVYRQAIAGTYAVCGQVNPGGADRPFLPFVSVVSFPDASKGGGGGDAPSVDQFVSMSAIEATRVYVEMTSRCGEDGGPRQSGNRVVPAPLPPVPGNLPYAGQPAAAPAAGAAAASPAAPTPAAPSTAPPATPQAAERGTPASGTVTMRQNGNLRAHPSGGGEVLRVLPRGAALRVFAEAPGGWYQVGEGGAPAGWVHGSMLDR; this is encoded by the coding sequence ATGAAGGCGTACCGGATCGCCGCGCTGGCGGGGCTTTGCCTGCTCGCGGCCTGCAAGGAGAAGAAGGAGGAGGCGGAGACGCCGGACGGGAATCGCGTGGCGCGGGCCCGGCAGCTCGCGGAGGCGCGGCTGCAGTCCTCGCTCCGGGTCGATGGCAGCCAGCTCCGGGGCGTGCAGGTCTACCGCCAGGCCATCGCCGGCACCTACGCCGTCTGTGGCCAGGTCAATCCCGGCGGGGCGGACCGCCCCTTCCTGCCCTTCGTCAGCGTCGTCTCCTTTCCTGACGCCTCCAAGGGCGGCGGGGGCGGCGACGCCCCGTCGGTCGATCAGTTCGTCTCCATGAGCGCGATCGAGGCGACCCGGGTCTATGTCGAGATGACCTCGCGGTGCGGCGAGGACGGCGGCCCGCGCCAGAGCGGGAACCGCGTCGTCCCGGCACCGCTGCCGCCCGTGCCCGGCAACCTGCCCTATGCCGGGCAGCCCGCCGCCGCGCCGGCGGCCGGTGCCGCGGCGGCATCGCCTGCCGCCCCCACGCCCGCCGCCCCTTCGACTGCCCCCCCGGCGACGCCCCAGGCGGCGGAGCGGGGCACGCCGGCGTCGGGCACGGTCACGATGCGGCAGAACGGCAATCTACGCGCGCATCCGAGCGGGGGCGGCGAGGTCCTGCGGGTGCTGCCCCGCGGCGCCGCGTTGCGCGTCTTCGCCGAGGCGCCGGGCGGCTGGTACCAGGTGGGCGAAGGTGGCGCGCCCGCCGGCTGGGTCCACGGCTCCATGCTGGATCGCTGA
- a CDS encoding D-2-hydroxyacid dehydrogenase family protein, with protein MIRCVVLDDYQDAARRMADWSALADQVSLEVLRDHLDPDAMAEALQGAAVVVAMRERSRFDAATLARLPALRLLVTTGMRNAAIDLAAAGAQGVVVCGTGSAGAPTPELAWGLLMALARSIPREDANFHAGGTPWQSSLGIDLAGKTLGIVGLGKVGQRMARYAAAFEMRVLAWSRNLTDAHAAAHGAERAASLDELLRRADMVTLHMVLGPETHGLIGARELGLMQPTALLVNTSRGPLVDWRALAEALRSGRIAGAALDVFDEEPLPPGHPLRGLPNLVATPHLGYVSEANYRRFFADAVEDIAAWLQGAPLRVLSPG; from the coding sequence ATGATCCGCTGCGTCGTGCTCGACGACTACCAGGATGCGGCACGCCGCATGGCCGACTGGTCCGCCCTCGCGGACCAGGTGTCGCTGGAGGTGCTGCGCGACCACCTCGACCCGGATGCCATGGCCGAGGCGTTGCAGGGCGCCGCGGTGGTGGTGGCGATGCGCGAGCGCAGCCGCTTCGACGCCGCCACCCTGGCGCGCCTGCCCGCGCTGCGCCTGCTGGTGACGACGGGCATGCGCAACGCCGCCATCGACCTCGCCGCCGCCGGGGCGCAGGGCGTGGTGGTCTGCGGCACGGGCAGCGCCGGCGCCCCCACGCCGGAGCTGGCCTGGGGGCTGCTGATGGCCCTCGCCCGCTCGATCCCGCGCGAGGACGCGAACTTCCACGCGGGCGGCACGCCCTGGCAGTCGAGCCTCGGCATCGATCTGGCGGGCAAGACCCTTGGCATCGTGGGTCTCGGCAAGGTCGGGCAGCGGATGGCGCGCTACGCCGCCGCCTTCGAGATGCGCGTCCTCGCCTGGAGCCGCAACCTGACCGACGCGCATGCCGCGGCGCATGGGGCGGAGCGGGCGGCCTCGCTGGACGAGCTGCTGCGGCGCGCCGACATGGTGACGCTGCACATGGTGCTGGGGCCGGAGACGCACGGGCTGATCGGGGCGCGCGAGCTGGGGCTGATGCAGCCCACGGCGCTGCTGGTGAACACCTCGCGCGGGCCGCTGGTGGACTGGCGCGCCCTGGCCGAGGCGCTGCGCTCCGGCCGCATCGCCGGCGCCGCGCTGGACGTGTTCGACGAGGAGCCGCTGCCGCCCGGCCACCCGCTGCGCGGCCTGCCCAACCTCGTCGCCACGCCGCATCTCGGCTATGTCAGCGAGGCCAACTACCGCCGCTTCTTCGCCGATGCGGTGGAGGACATCGCCGCCTGGCTGCAGGGCGCCCCGCTGCGCGTCCTCTCCCCGGGCTGA
- a CDS encoding MFS transporter, with product MPVLRQRPFLAFLLANVLERFAAAAMTVLLGFQVYELTHDPLDLGWLGLVEAIPGVTLVLYGGHVADRLSRRRIVIAAQVALTVLAAGIALLSAAAPAGLLPLLFLAAFLAGVARAFQGPAASGLEAQVVPVAQLIRGLGLLATSGRLADVAGPVAGGFAWSWLGGAETYGAIAVLLAASCLTVWLGVPERPPLHAVPEAGTTTVWRRIAEGVRYVLGNPYLGGSMALDMFAVFFGGATALLPVFATDVLGVGAEGLGLLRAASGLGALLAALGAARFLPQHRAGVALHAVIAGFGVSIIVFGVSTSLPLSLAALFVAGLCDGTSVVIRRAILRLASPEAMRGRIAAVRSVFVGSSNELGAFESGLAASLLGAQAAVWSGGFVTLAIVAVTFLAMPRLRRMDLVEMAKAEERRGRA from the coding sequence GTGCCCGTCTTGCGGCAGCGCCCCTTCCTCGCCTTCCTGCTGGCCAACGTGCTGGAGCGCTTCGCGGCGGCGGCCATGACCGTGCTGCTGGGCTTCCAGGTGTACGAGCTGACGCACGACCCGCTCGACCTGGGCTGGCTCGGGCTGGTGGAGGCGATCCCGGGCGTCACCCTGGTGCTCTACGGCGGCCACGTCGCGGACCGGCTCAGCCGCCGGCGCATCGTCATCGCCGCGCAGGTGGCGCTGACCGTGCTGGCGGCCGGGATCGCCCTGCTGTCCGCCGCGGCGCCGGCGGGGCTGCTGCCGTTGCTCTTCCTGGCCGCCTTCCTGGCCGGGGTCGCGCGCGCCTTCCAGGGCCCCGCCGCCTCGGGGCTGGAGGCGCAGGTGGTGCCGGTGGCGCAGCTGATCCGCGGTCTGGGGCTGCTCGCCACCAGCGGCCGGCTGGCGGACGTGGCCGGGCCGGTGGCGGGTGGCTTCGCCTGGTCCTGGCTGGGCGGGGCGGAGACCTATGGCGCCATCGCCGTGCTCCTCGCCGCCTCCTGCCTCACCGTCTGGCTGGGCGTGCCGGAGCGGCCGCCCCTCCATGCCGTCCCGGAGGCGGGGACGACGACCGTGTGGCGGCGGATCGCGGAGGGCGTGCGCTACGTGCTGGGCAACCCCTATCTCGGCGGGTCCATGGCGCTCGACATGTTCGCCGTCTTCTTCGGCGGCGCCACGGCGCTGCTGCCGGTCTTCGCCACGGACGTGCTGGGCGTGGGGGCGGAGGGGCTGGGGCTGCTGCGGGCCGCCAGCGGGCTGGGCGCGCTGCTGGCGGCGCTCGGCGCGGCGCGCTTCCTGCCGCAGCACCGGGCCGGGGTGGCATTGCACGCCGTCATCGCCGGCTTCGGGGTCAGCATCATCGTCTTCGGCGTCTCGACCTCGCTGCCGCTGTCGCTGGCCGCGCTCTTCGTCGCCGGTCTGTGCGACGGCACCAGCGTGGTGATCCGCCGGGCCATCCTCCGTCTTGCCTCGCCCGAGGCGATGCGCGGCCGGATCGCCGCGGTGCGCTCCGTCTTCGTCGGCTCGTCCAACGAGCTGGGCGCCTTCGAGAGCGGGCTGGCGGCGAGCCTGCTCGGCGCCCAAGCGGCGGTGTGGAGCGGCGGGTTCGTCACCCTCGCCATCGTCGCGGTCACCTTCCTCGCCATGCCGAGGCTGCGGCGGATGGATTTGGTGGAGATGGCGAAGGCGGAGGAGCGGCGCGGCCGGGCCTAG
- a CDS encoding TerC family protein, which yields MDAEVLVALIALIGMEVVLGIDNLVFIAILSNRLPPEQRRKARLIGLGLAVVMRLGMLAGVGWLMTLTTPLFQVLGQSVSGKDLILLAGGLFLIGKAVMEIHHRVDPDAQAQTHAAKAVAATFGMTVVQIILIDMVFSVDSILAAIGMTNVMWVIAVAILVSVTVMLLSMDALSDFMEKNPTVVMLALAFLVMIGMVLVAEGMHFDVPKTFVYVAMAFAAVVEGLNVWARRSQGKIQGHRTTDPTTSTLATGPVPGHDPALVGGPTPPAGARPSPSPAAG from the coding sequence ATGGACGCTGAAGTTCTCGTTGCCCTCATCGCCCTTATCGGCATGGAGGTGGTGCTCGGCATCGACAACCTCGTCTTCATCGCAATCCTCTCCAACCGGTTGCCACCGGAGCAGAGGCGCAAGGCCCGGCTGATCGGGCTGGGCCTGGCGGTGGTGATGCGCCTGGGCATGCTGGCCGGGGTCGGCTGGCTGATGACCCTCACCACGCCGCTCTTCCAGGTGCTCGGCCAGAGCGTCTCGGGCAAGGACCTGATCCTGCTCGCCGGCGGGCTGTTCCTGATCGGCAAGGCGGTGATGGAGATCCACCACCGCGTCGACCCGGATGCCCAGGCCCAGACCCATGCCGCCAAGGCGGTGGCCGCCACCTTCGGCATGACCGTGGTCCAGATCATCCTGATCGACATGGTCTTCAGCGTGGACAGCATCCTCGCCGCCATCGGCATGACCAACGTCATGTGGGTGATCGCGGTGGCGATCCTGGTCTCGGTGACGGTGATGCTCCTCTCCATGGATGCGCTGTCCGACTTCATGGAGAAGAACCCGACGGTGGTGATGCTGGCCCTCGCCTTCCTGGTGATGATCGGCATGGTGCTGGTGGCCGAGGGCATGCACTTCGACGTGCCCAAGACCTTCGTCTACGTCGCCATGGCCTTCGCCGCGGTGGTGGAGGGGCTCAACGTCTGGGCCCGCCGCAGCCAGGGCAAGATCCAGGGCCACCGCACGACGGACCCCACCACCAGCACGCTGGCGACGGGTCCCGTGCCCGGGCACGACCCGGCGCTGGTGGGCGGCCCTACGCCTCCCGCGGGGGCCCGCCCGTCGCCTTCGCCGGCAGCCGGCTGA